attgagagggttgaaagggtgagtttcctcttctctagtctctaggagactagtggaatttggaggaattctcaaagatttgctaatcacaaagggattttctgtttcctggaagtgatcaatttccggaactcggtagatggactgttgttttccgttatagataaactgatgtttccaaagtgcatcgcgccctagaacgcaatcttcaacaattccatttacgactatgaatttctgcctaagtgcttggcgtggcgtttcttctgccacaaaaaagttaacggtaattgtgccttccgtgacgaggcgcctgtcatttatgctgaaaagatccacatctacctctttagtgaaattaattaattcctttccttctttaagcttatgaaaaaatgtgctgctaataacgcttctctcggctccagtgtcaaacagcgcttttacaacagaatttcctatttttattcttatcctaggaactgtagattttactgctaaactatttatatgatgtcggggctttttcttagttccaccgaggggcccaacgcttacatcggtagtttttagtttcccctttcttcaaacaaaggaagttttttcccatttccgtcataaccctctggaggagtgggtttcaaattttttatctggggacaaaagtttgctcggtgtccaatttctttacaacgaaaacatttatcattagcttgactctcccttgctttacaattgtttattgagtgataaccccaatcgttgtgaaaatcacaaaaatataaatcccctgttttattgattggagggtttaactgtggtgagcgctgtgaaaaactcacgtttctCCTGGTGGATAATTGtctttgcattttctccatgttttcttctaaatgtttttggtgaGTGTTTGATTCCACCTGGGAACTAAGGCGATCTAAAGCTTCCTTTACTTTAGTAAATTCTCTATTAGGTTCGAcgtatttggcctgaaaagcatttagtctggatctaacttgggcttcttctactgccatggccgtcatttcagctttttctatgagtttttcaaaagttgcgaattctttatacttaagtctggtctggacgtcgaaagacagcccttccagaaatctgtccatcataatttgttctctggaaaaagctgttgctttatctatcgtggattttataggatacgctaagtggaaggccttgcgtatacgattcgcataacgtctcatattctcttcgggttcccgttgcatattatgaaattcaacgctttgtttagatctggtctctgtagagtggaaaagtttaattaaacgctcctttactctgtcgtaaatttgcgcgctaattgggttttcaagtttaaagttatcaaactcatcagccgcttcaccatacaatttggagcgtagtaagataatttttcttgactcctcaaaatcgcctaaaaccagtactgattctagatgtgcaagccagtcatcaaagcgaccggagcgttcacggtctacgtaaattccgacgttactaaataacgtcattgcttggctttgttgtaactttttatttttatcgatggcgttagaaataaaattgtttgtgtttcctatactgtttacttttgacggacacattactaagggattcattttaggaatggagctggtaactgagtactttggagttgctccgttattactttgcttattgtacatgcttgggatttttacactttgtccacttAACGCAAGTGGTTGTGTATGCAAAGGAGTTGAGGTAAGATATGAAGGCTGAGAGCTAGTTCTAAAAACAGGCTGTCCATTAggcttcgttttctgagaggaattaatgcaacgtttagtattcgttagaacgtgttgcacaatacaatcagctgctttagaagcatcctcataatccattccggattccatcaaacggctcaattctttttacgtatattttaatgggcatgtcttggtttgtttcttctgaagGTTTATTTTgcgtgattttgtttgactgctCAACGATCGACGCTGGAGTAAAGGAGACTTTCCGACTTTGTAGTCCTTGATACGGTAAATAGTTACACGGAGTGGACGCTAACTGTGATTGAGGAATTTGAGTATTCATACTTGACTGTGAATGAGTAACCGTCGGACAAGTGATTGTTGTGGTACTAGGGGTCGATTTAGGACAATCTAAAGGAATCTGATCGCCTTGCGTGTGGATTTCCgctcttacaattttgatAGGTACGCAGTTTTTTGAACTTTCTTCCTCAGTTTCGAGTGTTACTAAAGATTGGGGCACTAAGTCTGATTCTGACctattttgttgttctccTGAATGCACTGATTCATACTCTGAATCAGTACTTTCGTAGTATGTTTTTAGACCACAGTGCTTAAAGAGTTCTAttggtgtcaaaattgtgggttcggttaagagtaatgctcttaaggctgttcctacttctttgtttgttaactcaattttttttcacttcgaagtaaatactgcaattcaaaaataagatcgtcaacaggaatttccgttattctcgtatttccgtattgctgataaaaccatgcccgatcttggttctcttcatttactagttctaggttttggaaatctaaagagatatcttctgtgttttctaccctatctgttgttttttcaaggtccgtaattgcccgagcctgttctagaagttgattatatgataacaattctcttgtctcctcgcctatcaggggttcgactacggtttcgtcttgtgatgatacttgcatattaagtacttcgttccactgatcatcatttctcaattctttaatttcattggaatcaagaatatcaatatcggattgatgtgggctatcactatctagttcgacacctagattttcgttatttctcaaaattgacgtCGACCCGCCTCCTGATCGTAAGGGAGTGAACCTTTCACGTACtgatcgaacaaatctttgtattagtggcccttttcttacagatcttctttctaaagtggttTCTAAACCGCTATCCTCCATTGCCCTCATCTTTTATAACGAACTAATTCCTAACAAAGCATGTTCTTTTATAACTATGAAAAGTTATCCAGAAATTCAACCAAATAGGAAGCCAAAAACGGagagaaggtaataagtaacacttattaccataaaaatttaaaacaaacaaaaaaaaacacacgctaTTCAGCTTAACACTAAAGCCGAGTTCGACtccgctgccaccaaatgtaagttatttatattttaacttactttttcattgtcgtttctagtaaagtttatttcagtagcacaaaaaattggggaacaactctttaggaactgatttgtgaaaagtgactctcgctattttctatagaacaaaagtttttatacgggtttcatgaaggtcgaactacaagaaaattaagttgaaacgtttgaagggtaaatcagtctgtaaaacgtctaaggaagaaattacatagaaaagaggggcgtatagaaaattaatgttacgtaagaataaagggtaggaaaaataatgaaaataataaagaataaattgttttggttctttacaatatgtaaactgcatggaatatacttgtagtcaatgtgaatacactgttataccatgagtttttacttctatatgtaaacagcatcaaatatacttgtattcaatgtgaatacactgtcataccatgagtttttacttctatatgtaaactgcatcaaatatacttgtattcaatgtgaatacactgttataccatgagtttttacttctatatgtaaactgcatggaatatacttgtattcaatgtgaatacactgttataccatgagtttttacttctatatgtaaacagcatcaaatatacttgtattcaatgtgaatacactgttataccatgagtttttacttctatatgtaaacagcatcaaatatacttgtattcaatgtgaatacactgttataccatgagtttttacttctatatgtaaacagcatcaaatatacttgtattcaatgtgaatacactgttatactatgagtttttacttctatatgtaaactgcatggaatatacttgtattcaatgtgaatacactgttataccatgagtttttacttctatatgtaaacagcatcaaatatacttgtattcaatgtgaatacactgttataccatgagtttttacttctatatgtaaacagcatcaaatatacttgtattcaatgtgaatacactgttataccatgagtttttacttctatatgtaaacagcatcaaatatacttgtattcaatgtgaatacactgttataccatgagtttttacttctatatgtaaactgcatggaatatacttgtattcaatgtgaatacactgttataccatgaatttttacttctatatgtaaactgcatggaatatacttgtattcaatgtgaatacactgttataccatgagtttttacttctatatgtaaactgcatggaatatacttgtattcaatgtgaatacactgttataccatgagtttttacttctatatgtaaacagcatggaaatatacttgtattcaatgtgaatacactgttataccatgagtttttacttctatatgtaaactgcatcaaatatacttgtattcaatgtgaatacactgttataccatgagtttttacttctatatgtaaactgcatggaatatacttgtattcaatgtgaatacactgttataccaagagtttttacttctatatgtaaactgcatggaatatacttgtattcaatgtgaatacactgttataccatgagtttttacttctatatgtaaactgcatggaatatacttgtattcaatgtgaatacactgttataccatgagtttttacttctatatgtaaactgcatggaatatacttgtattcaatgtgaatacactgttataccatgagtttttacttctatatgtaaacagcatcaaatatacttgtattcaatgtgaatacactgttataccatgagtttttacttctatatgtaaactgcatggaatatacttgtattcaatgtgaatacactgttataccatgagtttttacttctatatgtaaactgcatggaatatacttgtattcaatgtgaatacactgttataccatgagtttttacttctatatgtaaactgcatggaatatacttgtattcaatgtgaatacactgttataccatgagtttttacttctatatgtaaacagcatcaaatatacttgtattcaatgtgaatacactgttataccatgagtttttacttctatatgtaaacagcatcatggaatatacttgtattcaatgtgaatacactgttataccatgagtttttacttctatatgtaaactgcatcaaatatacttgtattcaatgtgaatacactgttataccatgagtttttacttctatatgtaaacagcatcaaatatacttgtattcaatgtgaatacactgttataccatggagtttttacttctatatgtaaactgcatggaatatacttgtattcaatgtgaatacactgttataccatgagtttttacttctatatgtaaactgcatggaatatacttgtattcaatgtgaatacactgttataccatgagtttttacttctatatgtaaactgcatgaaatatacttgtattcaatgtgaatacactgttataccatgagtttttacttctatatgtaaactgcatggaatatacttgtattcaatgtgaatacactgttataccatgagtttttacttctatatgtaaactgcatggaatatacttgtattcaatgtgaatacactgttataccatgagtttttacttctatatgtaaactgcatggaatatacttgtattcaatgtgaatacactgttataccatgagtttttacttctatatgtaaactgcatggaatatacttgtattcaatgtgaatacactgttataccatgagtttttacttctatatgtaaactgcatgaaatatacttgtattcaatgtgaatacactgttataccatgagtttttacttctatatgtaaactgcatggaatatacttgtattcaatgtgaatacactgttataccatgagtttttacttctatatgtaaactgcatggaatatacttgtattcaatgtgaatacactgttataccatgagtttttacttctatatgtaaactgcatcaaatatacttgtattcaatgtgaatacactgttataccatgagtttttacttctatatgtaaactgcatgaaatatacttgtattcaatgtgaatacactgttataccatgagtttttacttctatatgtaaactgcatcaaatatacttgtattcaatgtgaatacactgttataccatgagtttttacttctatatgtaaactgcatggaatatacttgtattcaatgtgaatacactgttataccatgagtttttacttctatatgtaaactgcatggaatatacttgtattcaatgtgaatacactgttataccatgagtttttacttctatatgtaaactgcatggaatatacttgtattcaatgtgaatacactgttataccacgaattttttacttctatatgtaaactgcatggaatatacttgtattcaatgtgaatacactgttataccatgagtttttacttctatatgtaaacagcatcaaatatacttgtattcaatgtgaatacactgttataccatgagtttttacttctatatgtaaacagcatcaaatatacttgtattcaatgtgaatacactgttataccatgagtttttacttctatatgtaaacagcatcaaatatacttgtattcaatgtgaatacactgttataccatgagtttttacttctatatgtaaactgcatggaatatacttgtattcaatgtgaatacactgttataccatgagtttttacttctatatgtaaactgcatggaatatacttgtattcaatgtgaatacactgttataccatgagtttttacttctatatgtaaactgcatggaatatacttgtattcaatgtgaatacactgttataccatgagtttttacttctatatgtaaactgcatggaatatacttgtattcaatgtgaatacactgttataccatgagtttttacttctatatgtaaactgcatcaaatatacttgtattcaatgtgaatacactgttataccatgagtttttacttctatatgtaaactgcatggaatatacttgtattcaatgtgaatacactgttataccatgagtttttacttctatatgtaaactgcatggaatatacttgtattcaatgtgaatacactgttataccatgagtttttacttctatatgtaaactgcatggaatatacttgtattcaatgtgaatacactgttataccatgagtttttacttctatatgtaaactgcatggaatatacttgtattcaatgtgaatacactgttataccatgagtttttacttctatatgtaaacagcatcaaatatacttgtattcaatgtgaatacactgttataccatgagtttttacttctatatgtaaacagcatcaaatatacttgtattcaatgtgaatacactgttataccatgagtttttacttctatatgtaaacagcatcaaatatacttgtattcaatgtgaatacactgttataccatgagtttttacttctatatgtaaactgcatggaatatacttgtattcaatgtgaatacactgttataccatgagttttttacttctatatgtaaactgcatggaatatacttgtattcaatgtgaatacactgttataccatgagtttttacttctatatgtaaactgcatggaatatacttgtattcaatgtgaatacactgttataccatgagtttttacttctatatgtaaactgcatggaatatacttgtattcaatgtgaatacactgttataccatgagtttttacttctatatgtaaactgcatcaaatatacttgtattcaatgtgaatacactgttataccatgagtttttacttctatatgtaaactgcatggaatatacttgtattcaatgtgaatacactgttataccatgagtttttacttctatatgtaaactgcatggaatatacttgtattcaatgtgaatacactgttataccatgagtttttacttctatatgtaaacagcatcaaatatacttgtattcaatgtgaatacactgttataccatgagtttttacttctatatgtaaacagcatcaaatatacttgtattcaatgtgaatacactgttataccatgagtttttacttctatatgtaaactgcatggaatatacttgtattcaatgtgaatacactgttataccatgagtttttacttctatatgtaaactgcatcaaatatacttgtattcaatgtgaatacactgttataccatgagtttttacttctatatgtaaactgcatggaatatacttgtattcaatgtgaatacactgttataccatgagtttttacttctatatgtaaactgcatggaatatacttgtattcaatgtgaatacactgttataccatgagtttttacttctatatgtaaactgcatggaatatacttgtattcaatgtgaatacactgttataccatgagtttttacttctatatgtaaactgcatggaatatacttgtattcaatgtgaatacactgttataccatgagtttttacttctatatgtaaactgcatcaaatatacttgtattcaatgtgaatacactgttataccatgagtttttacttctatatgtaaactgcatggaatatacttgtattcaatgtgaatacactgttataccatgagtttttacttctatatgtaaactgcatggaatatacttgtattcaatgtgaatacactgttataccatgagtttttacttctatatgtaaactgcatggaatatacttgtattcaatgtgaatacactgttataccatgagtttttacttctatatgtaaactgcatggaatatacttgtattcaatgtgaatacactgttataccatgagtttttacttctatatgtaaacagcatcaaatatacttgtattcaatgtgaatacactgttataccatgagtttttacttctatatgtaaacagcatcaaatatacttgtattcaatgtgaatacactgttataccatgagtttttacttctatatgtaaacagcatcaaatatacttgtattcaatgtgaatacactgttataccatgagtttttacttctatatgtaaactgcatggaatatacttgtattcaatgtgaatacactgttataccatgagtttttacttctatatgtaaacagcatgaaatatacttgtattcaatgtgaatacactgttataccatgagtttttacttctatatgtaaacagcatcaaatatacttgtattcaatgtgaatacactgttataccatgagtttttacttctatatgtaaacagcatcaaatatacttgtattcaatgtgaatacactgttataccatgagtttttacttctatatgtaaacagcatcaaatatacttgtattcaatgtgaatacactgttataccatgagtttttacttctatatgtaaacagcatcaaatatacttgtattcaatgtgaatacactgttataccatgagtttttacttctatatataaactgcatggaatatacttgtattcaatgtgaatacactgttataccatgagtttttacttctatatgtaaactgcatggaatatacttgtattcaatgtgaatacactgttataccatgagttttttacttctatatgtaaactgcatggaatatacttgtattcaatgtgaatacactgttataccatgagtttttacttctatatgtaaactgcatggaatatacttgtattcaatgtgaatacactgttataccatgagtttttacttctatatgtaaactgcatggaatatacttgtattcaatgtgaatacactgttataccatgagtttttacttctatatgtaaacagcatcaaatatacttgtattcaatgtgaatacactgttataccatgagtttttacttctatatgtaaacagcatcgaatatacttgtatttcaatgtgaatacactgttataccatgagtttttacttctatatgtaaactgcatggaatatacttgtattcaatgtgaatacactgttataccatgagtttttacttctatatgtaaacagcatcaaatatacttgtattcaatgtgaatacactgttataccatgagtttttacttttatatgtaaacagcatcaaatatacttgtattcaatgtgaatacactgttataccatgagtttttacttctatatgtaaactgcatggaatatacttgtattcaatgtgaatacactgttataccatgagtttttacttctatatgtaaacagcatcaaatatacttgtattcaatgtgaatacactgttataccatgagtttttacttctatatgtaaactgcatggaatatacttgtattcaatgtgaatacactgttataccatgagtttttacttctatatgtaaactgcatcaaatatacttgtattcaatgtgaatacactgttataccatgagtttttacttctatatgtaaactgcatggaatatacttgtattcaatgtgaatacactgttataccatgagtttttacttctatatgtaaactgcatggaatatacttgtattcaatgtgaatacactgttataccatgagtttttacttctatatgtaaacagcatcaaatatacttgtattcaatgtgaatacactgttataccatgagtttttacttctatatgtaaacagcatcaaatatacttgtattcaatgtgaatacactgttataccatgagtttttacttctatatgtaaacagcatcaaatatacttgtattcaatgtgaatacactgttataccatgagtttttacttctatatgtaaactgcatggaatatacttgtattcaatgtgaatacactgttataccatgagtttttacttctatatgtaaactgcatggaat
The sequence above is drawn from the Daphnia magna isolate NIES unplaced genomic scaffold, ASM2063170v1.1 Dm_contigs307, whole genome shotgun sequence genome and encodes:
- the LOC116930533 gene encoding uncharacterized protein LOC116930533 — translated: MTLFSNVGIYVDRERSGRFDDWLAHLESVLVLGDFEESRKIILLRSKLYGEAADEFDNFKLENPISAQIYDRVKERLIKLFHSTETRSKQSVEFHNMQREPEENMRRYANRIRKAFHLAYPIKSTIDKATAFSREQIMMDRFLEGLSFDVQTRLKYKEFATFEKLIEKAEMTAMAVEEAQVRSRLNAFQAKYVEPNREFTKVKEALDRLSSQVESNTHQKHLEENMEKMQRQLSTRRNVSFSQRSPQLNPPINKTGDLYFCDFHNDWGYHSINNCKARESQANDKCFRCKEIGHRANFCPQIKNLKPTPPEGYDG